Proteins from a genomic interval of Chryseobacterium indologenes:
- a CDS encoding DUF4919 domain-containing protein: MKYYFFLLFTLFSVFGFSQKSKIDLKAIEKSLKNPDSPYNYDKLIFKYKGYPKSLDSTESQYLYYGRNFRNDKITVSEDRFKDLTDAFKENNFTECVKLGKALYDKDPTNLDVLLILLRAYDSLKDGNNFIHHLNQFRALADGIKGSGDGKSEKTAYLVNSVGDEYILLNMLNIGKDYARGSKSSKDGMFDIWEKDGRQIYIKILYLELTN, from the coding sequence ATGAAATATTACTTTTTCCTTCTTTTCACTCTGTTTTCGGTTTTTGGTTTCAGCCAGAAATCGAAAATTGATCTGAAAGCTATTGAAAAAAGCCTTAAAAATCCGGATTCACCCTACAATTATGATAAACTTATCTTCAAATATAAAGGGTATCCCAAATCTTTAGACAGTACAGAATCACAGTACCTCTATTACGGAAGAAATTTTAGAAATGATAAAATCACCGTTTCAGAAGACCGTTTTAAAGATCTTACTGATGCCTTTAAAGAAAATAATTTTACAGAGTGTGTCAAACTCGGGAAGGCATTGTATGATAAGGACCCTACCAATCTGGATGTTCTTCTGATCCTTTTGAGAGCGTATGATTCTTTAAAAGACGGTAATAATTTTATACATCATCTGAACCAGTTTCGTGCGCTTGCAGACGGAATAAAAGGTTCCGGGGATGGAAAATCTGAAAAAACGGCTTATCTGGTCAACTCGGTAGGAGACGAATATATTCTGCTGAATATGTTGAATATAGGAAAAGATTATGCACGAGGCTCAAAATCTTCCAAAGATGGAATGTTTGATATATGGGAAAAAGACGGTCGGCAGATCTATATCAAAATACTTTATTTAGAACTAACCAATTAA
- a CDS encoding ionic transporter y4hA — protein MKLKEFLHYTYIFPVLAVVYYFLGLMGNGVIYDIVAGILLIGSVLSAVHHAEMVAHKVGEPFGTIILALCITIIEVALIISLMVAGGDQAITLARDTVFAAVMIILNGILGICILVGGVKYHEQFFARTSATTYLVSTVSILILTLVLPNFTSSVNGPFYNQAQLIFVSIACLIIYGVFLMVQTVRHRSYFIVPDEHPEEHYIPSLPKTLISFGFLVVCLVIVVLMAKGLSDTIEGMVQSVGAPKSLVGVIIAGVVLLPEGVAAIRAARANQIQSSLNLALGSALASIGLTIPAVSVVCIMYDIPLVLGLDKKDIILLSLSVFIVMLSLSRGKTNILYGTVLLVNLAAYIFTVIVP, from the coding sequence ATGAAATTAAAAGAATTTTTACATTACACTTACATTTTTCCTGTCCTTGCAGTTGTTTATTACTTCCTTGGATTGATGGGAAACGGAGTCATTTATGATATTGTAGCAGGTATTTTATTAATCGGAAGCGTATTATCGGCAGTCCACCATGCAGAAATGGTTGCTCATAAAGTAGGAGAACCTTTCGGGACAATCATTCTCGCGCTTTGTATTACCATTATTGAAGTCGCTTTGATCATCTCACTGATGGTTGCCGGCGGAGATCAGGCGATCACGCTGGCCAGAGATACGGTTTTTGCTGCTGTGATGATCATTCTTAACGGTATTCTGGGAATCTGTATATTGGTGGGAGGCGTGAAGTATCATGAGCAATTCTTTGCCAGAACCTCAGCTACCACTTATCTTGTGAGTACGGTTTCAATTCTTATTCTTACCCTTGTTCTTCCTAATTTTACTTCAAGTGTCAACGGACCTTTCTATAACCAGGCCCAGCTTATTTTTGTATCCATTGCCTGCCTGATTATCTATGGTGTCTTTCTGATGGTGCAGACGGTGAGACACAGAAGTTATTTCATTGTTCCTGATGAGCATCCTGAAGAGCATTATATTCCTTCACTACCAAAGACACTGATTAGTTTTGGCTTTTTAGTCGTTTGTCTGGTGATCGTGGTTTTAATGGCGAAAGGATTATCTGATACTATTGAAGGGATGGTACAGAGTGTAGGAGCTCCGAAATCTTTAGTCGGAGTCATTATAGCAGGTGTAGTACTTCTTCCCGAAGGAGTTGCAGCCATTCGGGCAGCAAGAGCCAATCAGATCCAATCCAGCTTAAACCTTGCTTTGGGGTCAGCCTTAGCAAGTATCGGACTTACCATTCCAGCCGTTTCTGTGGTGTGTATCATGTATGACATTCCTTTGGTACTCGGATTAGATAAAAAAGATATTATTTTACTATCCTTATCTGTATTTATTGTAATGCTTTCATTAAGCCGCGGAAAAACCAATATCCTATACGGAACGGTGCTTCTGGTGAACCTGGCAGCTTATATATTCACGGTCATCGTTCCTTAG
- a CDS encoding sodium:proton antiporter, with the protein MELYYSFSALIVLASIFAYLNYRFLKLPSTIGIMVIAIVVSIFLVFFGETILPRTFGHLHNLMSSIDFTEVLMGAMLNFLLFAGGIHININDLKEQLRPVVIFSTAGVVISTFVVGFGMFYLLPYVGVNLPFMYCLVFGALISPTDPVAVLSVLKQAKVSKSLETKVAGESLFNDGMAVVVFTVILQLAVGKEVDLSVENIGLLLLHEAGGGLLLGVLLGWVTSRLMREVDDYIISVLVTLSVVMGGYLIARQMHISGPLTMVAAGLFMGNFNRNFKMKSVTQDYLIKFWELIDEILNAVLFLFIGFELLMIKDLKHFMIPGLLAIFVVLFARFISIWGPTKFTSLRRSFSPQTVKVLVWGGIRGGVSIALAMSIPKSEYSEIILSITYCVVVFSIIVQGLTIAKVANPKQIVKEDEEQETVVSEENI; encoded by the coding sequence GTGGAATTATATTATTCATTTTCAGCATTAATCGTATTAGCATCAATATTTGCCTATCTTAATTACAGGTTTTTAAAACTTCCCAGCACCATCGGAATTATGGTTATTGCCATTGTGGTATCTATTTTTCTGGTATTTTTTGGAGAAACAATACTTCCCAGAACATTCGGGCATCTGCATAATTTAATGAGCAGTATCGACTTTACGGAGGTTTTGATGGGGGCAATGCTTAATTTTCTTCTCTTTGCGGGAGGAATTCATATCAACATTAATGACTTAAAGGAACAGCTAAGACCCGTTGTGATTTTTTCCACGGCAGGAGTCGTTATTTCCACTTTTGTTGTAGGGTTTGGAATGTTCTATCTCTTACCTTATGTGGGTGTCAATCTTCCGTTTATGTATTGTCTTGTTTTCGGAGCTTTGATTTCACCTACAGATCCGGTAGCCGTACTCAGCGTCCTGAAACAGGCAAAAGTTTCAAAATCTCTGGAAACAAAGGTGGCAGGAGAATCCCTCTTTAATGATGGTATGGCAGTGGTTGTTTTTACGGTTATTCTACAGCTTGCAGTAGGAAAAGAAGTAGATCTGAGTGTTGAAAATATTGGATTGCTACTGCTTCATGAAGCAGGTGGAGGTCTTCTGTTAGGAGTTTTGCTTGGTTGGGTCACTTCAAGATTAATGCGTGAAGTAGATGATTATATTATTTCCGTATTGGTGACACTTTCTGTAGTAATGGGAGGATATCTTATTGCAAGACAAATGCATATTTCCGGCCCACTGACGATGGTAGCAGCAGGTCTGTTTATGGGTAATTTCAACAGAAACTTCAAGATGAAATCCGTTACTCAGGATTATCTGATCAAATTCTGGGAACTTATCGACGAAATATTAAATGCTGTATTATTCCTGTTTATCGGCTTTGAGCTTTTAATGATCAAAGACCTCAAACATTTTATGATCCCTGGTCTACTAGCCATTTTTGTAGTGCTTTTTGCCCGGTTTATATCGATATGGGGACCAACTAAATTTACCTCTCTGAGAAGAAGTTTTAGCCCGCAAACAGTAAAAGTACTTGTTTGGGGAGGAATTCGTGGTGGTGTTTCTATTGCATTGGCCATGTCTATTCCTAAAAGCGAATACAGCGAGATTATTTTGAGTATTACCTACTGTGTAGTCGTATTCTCGATTATTGTTCAGGGACTTACAATTGCCAAAGTGGCTAATCCTAAACAGATTGTGAAGGAAGATGAAGAGCAGGAAACTGTTGTTTCAGAAGAAAATATCTGA
- a CDS encoding YkgJ family cysteine cluster protein gives MNLEVYKKQALQKQKEHKKFLDGLKKKPPKNLDYIVQETHEEVFDEIDCLQCANCCKTTGPLYTEKDIERIARHLRMKQADFEAKFLRVDEDNDKVLQNLPCFFLNSDNTCSIYEVRPKACREYPHTDRKKIYQINHLMLKNTVICPAAFEFVERMMKNISK, from the coding sequence ATGAATTTAGAAGTTTATAAAAAACAGGCTTTACAAAAGCAAAAAGAGCATAAGAAATTTCTGGACGGACTGAAAAAGAAACCGCCCAAAAATCTCGATTATATAGTTCAGGAAACCCATGAAGAAGTTTTTGATGAAATCGATTGCCTGCAATGTGCCAATTGCTGCAAAACTACAGGTCCGTTATATACCGAAAAAGATATTGAGCGCATTGCCAGACACCTTCGGATGAAACAGGCTGATTTTGAAGCTAAATTTTTAAGGGTAGATGAAGATAACGATAAAGTATTGCAGAATCTTCCCTGCTTTTTCCTGAATAGTGACAATACATGTTCTATCTATGAAGTACGGCCGAAAGCCTGCAGAGAATATCCGCATACAGATCGTAAGAAAATCTACCAGATCAACCATTTAATGCTTAAAAATACTGTGATTTGTCCTGCTGCATTTGAGTTTGTTGAAAGGATGATGAAGAACATTTCGAAGTAA
- a CDS encoding DUF1801 domain-containing protein translates to MQNTLKNIDEYILLFPTDVQKKLLEIRKHIHTQVPDIEEYIGYQIPAFKYKGKPLVYFAGYKKHIGFYPGAEGIKNFEKDFEKMHYKFSKGAVQFPVNEEIPLELISRIIAFRVLEIDQKKS, encoded by the coding sequence ATGCAAAACACATTAAAAAATATTGATGAATACATTCTTTTGTTCCCGACAGATGTTCAGAAGAAATTGCTTGAAATCAGAAAGCATATTCATACACAAGTTCCGGATATAGAGGAGTATATCGGATATCAGATACCCGCTTTCAAATATAAGGGTAAGCCTTTGGTGTACTTTGCCGGCTACAAAAAACACATTGGTTTTTATCCCGGAGCAGAAGGTATTAAAAACTTTGAAAAAGATTTTGAGAAAATGCATTATAAATTTTCAAAAGGAGCTGTACAATTCCCTGTCAATGAAGAGATTCCGCTGGAATTAATCAGCAGGATCATCGCGTTCAGAGTTTTGGAAATTGATCAGAAAAAATCCTGA
- the dprA gene encoding DNA-protecting protein DprA → MISEEHLFAIALRECSQIGDINFHKLVRTFGSAQAAWKNAKKNYKKIEGMGYKTVSDIGNEAHLKFAEKELKFCEKNNIQIKLRFLNEIPFLLNECTDAPAILYQKGDPDNVLPKVSIVGTRNMTPYGKQFIEDFFEASQSSKYATVSGLALGVDKEVHEQSIHNKKPTIAVLAHGFQFLYPAKNRRLSEKILDEGGTLLTEFSSSRKPDRENFIQRNRIVAGISPATIVVETGFGGGSVSTASFANDYNREVFALPGKITDRFSQGCNQLIFQNKATAISSIKDLVQMLGFNNPREKIEELFPHSETSIQLSEDQGSIYHFIKDNPQISLDDLTQGISLPSYKILPIILELELLGKVKSFSGRQFIAI, encoded by the coding sequence ATGATTTCCGAAGAACATCTTTTTGCCATCGCCCTTCGCGAATGCAGCCAGATTGGTGACATCAATTTTCATAAGCTCGTCCGAACCTTTGGAAGTGCTCAGGCAGCATGGAAAAACGCAAAGAAAAACTATAAAAAAATAGAAGGCATGGGCTACAAAACCGTTTCTGACATTGGAAACGAAGCTCATCTGAAATTTGCAGAAAAGGAACTTAAATTTTGCGAAAAAAATAATATTCAAATCAAATTAAGGTTCCTTAATGAAATCCCTTTCCTTTTGAACGAATGTACAGATGCTCCTGCTATTTTATATCAAAAAGGAGATCCTGATAATGTACTCCCCAAAGTAAGTATTGTAGGGACAAGAAATATGACCCCATACGGCAAGCAATTTATTGAAGACTTCTTTGAAGCTTCGCAATCCTCAAAATATGCCACCGTCAGTGGGCTTGCGCTGGGAGTTGACAAGGAAGTTCATGAGCAGTCAATCCACAACAAAAAGCCTACAATTGCAGTTCTTGCGCATGGTTTTCAGTTTTTATATCCTGCAAAAAACAGAAGACTTTCAGAAAAAATACTGGACGAGGGAGGCACACTTCTCACGGAATTCAGCTCTTCGAGAAAACCGGACCGGGAAAACTTTATTCAGAGGAACAGAATTGTTGCGGGAATTTCACCCGCCACTATTGTCGTTGAAACCGGTTTTGGGGGCGGATCTGTAAGTACCGCGTCCTTTGCCAATGATTACAACAGAGAGGTTTTTGCCCTTCCCGGAAAAATAACAGACCGTTTCAGCCAGGGATGTAATCAGTTGATTTTCCAAAATAAAGCCACAGCAATCTCCAGTATAAAAGATCTTGTACAGATGCTTGGTTTTAATAATCCGAGAGAAAAAATTGAAGAGCTTTTCCCGCATAGCGAAACATCAATACAATTATCTGAAGATCAGGGTTCAATATATCATTTCATCAAAGATAATCCGCAGATTTCGCTGGACGATCTGACACAGGGAATTTCGCTCCCTTCCTATAAAATATTACCGATAATTCTTGAACTGGAGCTTTTAGGGAAAGTAAAATCGTTTTCCGGGAGACAATTTATAGCAATTTAA
- a CDS encoding Inward rectifier potassium channel Irk, with product MTRGFKKKIRQNNTENSGFGSNASGRFINKDGLPNVRRTGVNVFNRLSWYHTMLNLSTFRFLSYLLISYILVNLAFAMIYYLIGVQHLTGIDKSDPVNEFIDVFFFSSQTFTTVGYGRIAPVGFLASLVATFEAFLGLLTFAIATGLFYGRFSRPRAYLRFSDIAVIAPFKQSTALMFRLAPYKNNALTDADVIVSAAIEVIEDGVPKSNFYRLETQLSKINTLALNWTVVHKIDENSPFYGFSEDDFKNTDIELIIQVRAFDEVFSNTVVQRSSYVTGEIIYGAKFIPMYYPDKGHQSTVLDLDKINEYQKEDLPVSKGNNE from the coding sequence ATGACCCGTGGATTCAAGAAAAAAATCCGTCAGAATAATACGGAAAACAGCGGTTTTGGCAGCAATGCCTCAGGAAGGTTTATTAATAAAGATGGCCTTCCGAACGTTCGACGAACGGGAGTGAATGTTTTTAACAGGCTCAGTTGGTATCATACGATGCTCAATCTGTCTACATTCCGATTTCTTTCCTATTTGTTGATTTCCTATATTCTGGTTAATCTTGCTTTTGCGATGATCTACTATCTTATCGGCGTACAACATCTTACCGGGATAGATAAAAGTGATCCTGTAAATGAATTTATCGATGTTTTTTTCTTCAGTTCACAAACCTTTACAACGGTAGGATACGGACGAATTGCACCAGTTGGTTTTTTGGCAAGTCTTGTCGCTACTTTTGAGGCTTTTTTAGGATTGCTTACCTTTGCCATTGCTACAGGACTTTTTTATGGAAGATTCTCCAGGCCAAGAGCTTATTTAAGATTTTCTGATATAGCTGTTATTGCTCCTTTTAAGCAGTCTACAGCTTTGATGTTCAGATTGGCTCCCTATAAAAATAATGCCCTTACAGATGCTGATGTTATCGTTTCTGCGGCTATTGAAGTTATTGAAGACGGTGTTCCCAAAAGTAATTTTTACAGATTGGAAACCCAGCTGAGCAAAATTAATACGCTGGCACTCAACTGGACTGTTGTTCATAAAATTGATGAAAATTCGCCTTTTTATGGCTTTTCTGAAGACGATTTTAAAAATACGGATATTGAGTTGATTATTCAGGTGCGTGCCTTTGACGAAGTCTTCTCCAATACCGTGGTTCAGAGATCGTCCTATGTTACGGGAGAGATTATATACGGAGCGAAGTTTATTCCGATGTATTATCCGGATAAAGGGCATCAGAGTACGGTGCTGGATTTAGATAAAATTAACGAATATCAAAAGGAAGATCTTCCTGTTTCAAAGGGAAATAATGAGTAA
- the gdhA gene encoding NADP-specific glutamate dehydrogenase, which produces MEQYNIDQKIQEFIAKIEAKNPNEPEFLQAVKEVAVTVIPFIATKKEYTGMKLLERMAEAERIIIFRVPWVDDKGEIQVNRGFRIQMNSAIGPYKGGIRFHPTVNLSVLKFLAFEQVFKNSLTTLPMGGGKGGSDFDPQGKSDMEVMRFCQAFMTELCKHIGPETDVPAGDIGVGAREIGYLFGQYKKIRNEFTGVLTGKGLAYGGSLIRPEATGYGVVYFAEQMLKTIGQDFQGKTVTVSGFGNVAWGVIKKATELGAKVVTISGPDGYIYDKDGISGEKIDYLLELRSSGNNRAEDYAKKYPSAEFHAGKRPWEVKCDVAFPSATQNELDLEDARVLVENGCVCVTEAANMPSTLDAINYFLDNKVLFSPGKASNAGGVATSGLEMTQNSIRLNWTSEEVDARLKEIMIGIHKACRDYGKDEDGYVNYVKGANIAGFVKVAEAMLAQGVV; this is translated from the coding sequence ATGGAACAATATAATATTGACCAGAAAATCCAAGAGTTTATTGCAAAAATTGAAGCAAAAAATCCTAATGAGCCGGAATTCTTACAGGCTGTAAAAGAAGTTGCCGTAACAGTAATCCCATTCATTGCTACCAAGAAAGAATATACAGGAATGAAGCTGCTTGAAAGAATGGCTGAAGCTGAAAGAATTATTATCTTCAGAGTTCCATGGGTTGATGATAAAGGAGAAATTCAGGTTAACAGAGGTTTCAGAATTCAAATGAACTCTGCTATTGGTCCATACAAAGGGGGAATCCGTTTCCATCCTACTGTAAACTTATCAGTTCTTAAGTTCTTAGCTTTCGAGCAAGTATTCAAAAACTCTTTAACGACATTGCCGATGGGTGGTGGTAAAGGAGGTTCAGATTTCGATCCACAAGGTAAATCTGATATGGAAGTAATGCGTTTCTGCCAGGCTTTCATGACAGAATTATGTAAGCACATCGGTCCTGAAACAGACGTTCCTGCAGGAGATATTGGTGTTGGAGCTAGAGAAATCGGTTACCTTTTCGGACAATATAAAAAAATCAGAAACGAATTTACAGGAGTTCTTACAGGAAAAGGACTTGCTTACGGAGGATCATTAATCCGTCCTGAAGCTACAGGATACGGAGTTGTATACTTCGCTGAGCAGATGCTTAAAACAATCGGACAAGATTTCCAGGGTAAAACAGTAACGGTATCAGGTTTCGGAAACGTAGCTTGGGGAGTTATCAAAAAAGCAACTGAACTTGGGGCTAAAGTAGTGACTATTTCTGGTCCTGACGGATATATCTACGATAAAGATGGTATCAGCGGAGAAAAAATCGATTATTTATTAGAATTGAGATCTTCCGGAAACAACAGAGCTGAGGATTATGCTAAAAAATATCCATCTGCTGAATTCCACGCTGGAAAACGTCCTTGGGAAGTGAAGTGTGATGTAGCATTCCCTTCTGCAACTCAAAACGAACTAGACCTAGAAGATGCAAGAGTATTAGTTGAAAACGGATGTGTTTGTGTTACTGAAGCAGCAAATATGCCTTCTACACTAGATGCTATCAACTATTTCTTAGACAATAAAGTATTATTCTCTCCTGGTAAAGCTTCCAATGCCGGAGGTGTTGCTACTTCAGGATTGGAAATGACGCAAAACTCTATCCGTCTGAACTGGACTTCTGAAGAGGTTGACGCAAGATTAAAGGAGATCATGATCGGTATTCACAAAGCTTGTAGAGACTACGGAAAAGACGAAGATGGGTATGTAAACTACGTGAAAGGGGCAAATATTGCAGGCTTCGTAAAAGTTGCAGAAGCAATGTTGGCTCAAGGAGTTGTGTAA
- the hflX gene encoding GTPase HflX gives MLEKKEHNYEKAVLVGVITQNQDEEKLTEYLDELEFLAFTAGATVQKRFTQKLTQPDSKTFIGSGKAIEIKEYVKENEIGTVIFDDELSPSQLKNLEREMEVKILDRTNLILDIFAQRAQTSYARTQVELAQYQYLLPRLTRMWTHLERQKGGIGMRGPGETEIETDRRIIRDRITLLKEKLKTIDKQMATQRNNRGKVVRAALVGYTNVGKSTLMNSISKSEVFAESKLFATLDTTVRKVVIGNLPFLLTDTVGFIRKLPTQLVESFKSTLDEVREADLLIHVVDISHESFEDHIESVNHILMEIDAHQKPMIMVFNKIDDFSYEKKDEDDLTPTTRKNVSLEEWKKTWMAKSKYPTVFISALTKENFPEMKKMIYDEVMKIHISRFPYNDFLFEYFDNDEEESNN, from the coding sequence ATGTTAGAAAAGAAAGAACATAACTATGAGAAAGCGGTCCTGGTGGGAGTAATTACTCAAAATCAGGATGAAGAAAAACTGACGGAGTATTTAGATGAACTGGAGTTTTTAGCTTTCACAGCCGGAGCAACCGTGCAAAAACGTTTCACCCAAAAACTAACTCAGCCGGATTCCAAGACCTTTATAGGAAGTGGTAAGGCTATCGAGATAAAAGAATATGTAAAAGAAAATGAGATCGGAACCGTAATTTTCGATGATGAACTCTCTCCTTCACAGCTTAAAAACCTGGAAAGAGAAATGGAAGTTAAAATTTTGGACCGTACCAATCTTATTCTCGATATTTTTGCCCAAAGAGCTCAGACATCTTATGCAAGAACACAGGTAGAGCTCGCCCAATATCAATACCTTTTACCTCGACTGACCAGAATGTGGACTCACCTTGAGCGTCAGAAAGGGGGGATCGGGATGAGAGGTCCGGGGGAAACGGAAATTGAGACCGACCGTCGTATCATCCGTGACAGGATCACGTTGCTGAAAGAAAAGCTGAAGACTATTGACAAACAAATGGCAACTCAGCGTAATAACAGGGGGAAAGTCGTTCGTGCTGCCCTGGTAGGATATACCAACGTCGGGAAATCTACCCTTATGAATTCCATCTCGAAGTCTGAAGTTTTTGCAGAGAGTAAATTGTTTGCAACGCTTGATACTACGGTAAGAAAGGTGGTTATCGGAAATTTACCATTTTTGCTTACGGATACAGTAGGATTTATCAGAAAACTTCCGACACAGCTTGTAGAATCCTTTAAATCAACCCTTGACGAAGTGAGGGAAGCGGATTTGTTGATCCACGTGGTGGATATTTCTCACGAAAGTTTTGAAGATCATATAGAATCGGTGAATCATATTCTGATGGAAATCGATGCTCATCAAAAGCCAATGATTATGGTTTTTAATAAGATTGATGATTTTAGCTATGAGAAAAAAGACGAAGACGATCTTACGCCGACAACCCGTAAAAATGTTTCCCTTGAAGAATGGAAAAAGACCTGGATGGCAAAGTCCAAATATCCTACGGTATTTATTTCTGCTTTAACAAAGGAAAACTTCCCGGAAATGAAAAAGATGATTTACGACGAAGTTATGAAAATTCATATTTCAAGATTTCCTTATAATGATTTCCTTTTCGAATATTTCGACAACGACGAAGAAGAAAGCAACAATTAA
- a CDS encoding DNA alkylation repair protein, with amino-acid sequence MNNIVKEIKEALAVLSIPEKAEFFPRFFKTGKGEYGEGDVFLGVTVPDQRSVAKEYYKKVELNDLGVLLSSQYHEYRLTALFMLISKFEKTKDLQTKEKIVTFYLNHLPHINNWDLVDSSCYKILGRYAFENDKEYLLRELSESEEMWHKRIAVVGTMHYVKKGSFDLTKEFVARNLKHPHDLMHKANGWLLREMGNKSETELIAYLNQYYKEMPRTCLRYAIEKLDEDLRQNYLKGRV; translated from the coding sequence ATGAATAATATTGTTAAAGAAATAAAAGAAGCGCTGGCTGTATTATCTATCCCTGAAAAAGCTGAATTTTTTCCAAGGTTTTTTAAGACGGGTAAGGGAGAGTATGGCGAGGGAGATGTGTTTCTGGGGGTTACCGTACCGGATCAGAGATCTGTGGCTAAAGAATATTATAAGAAAGTAGAGCTCAATGATCTTGGTGTACTTCTTTCTTCACAATATCATGAATATCGGTTAACAGCCCTTTTTATGCTGATCTCAAAATTTGAAAAAACAAAAGATCTGCAGACGAAAGAGAAAATTGTGACTTTTTATCTCAATCATTTACCCCACATAAATAATTGGGACCTTGTAGATTCCAGTTGCTATAAGATTCTGGGAAGATATGCTTTTGAAAACGATAAAGAATACCTTTTAAGAGAGCTTTCGGAATCTGAAGAGATGTGGCATAAAAGAATTGCCGTAGTTGGAACAATGCATTATGTGAAAAAGGGGTCATTTGATCTTACAAAAGAATTTGTTGCCAGAAATCTGAAACATCCGCACGACCTGATGCATAAGGCAAATGGATGGTTGTTGCGGGAAATGGGGAATAAGAGTGAAACAGAACTCATTGCTTATCTGAATCAGTATTACAAAGAAATGCCCAGAACATGCCTTCGATATGCAATTGAAAAACTGGATGAAGACCTTCGCCAGAATTATCTGAAAGGACGCGTTTAA
- a CDS encoding group III truncated hemoglobin — protein MKKLESREDIEHLVNSFYAKVVKDETIAFFFNDVAKVDWDKHLPKMYSFWESILFGQMTYKGNPMGAHFPINEIAAMEQKHFDKWLELWKMTIEENFAGENADMAIYKSENIARLMAFKMELARRL, from the coding sequence ATGAAAAAGCTGGAATCAAGAGAAGATATTGAGCACCTCGTCAACTCATTTTATGCAAAAGTCGTTAAGGATGAAACGATTGCATTCTTTTTTAATGACGTTGCTAAAGTGGATTGGGATAAACATCTTCCGAAGATGTATTCTTTTTGGGAATCTATTCTTTTCGGGCAAATGACTTATAAAGGAAATCCAATGGGAGCACATTTTCCCATCAATGAAATAGCAGCGATGGAACAGAAACATTTTGATAAGTGGCTAGAGCTATGGAAAATGACCATCGAGGAAAATTTCGCAGGTGAAAATGCAGACATGGCCATCTACAAATCCGAAAATATTGCCAGACTAATGGCATTCAAAATGGAGCTGGCCAGAAGGCTGTAA